In a single window of the Bacteroidota bacterium genome:
- the aroC gene encoding chorismate synthase: MNSFGKIFRITSFGESHGAGIGVVIDGCPAGLKLDLEAIQHELDRRKPGQSRITTQRKESDTFELLSGVVDGVTSGAPMAFLVRNEDQRSKDYDHIAQQFRPSHADYTYFAKYGIRDVRGGGRSSARETIARVIGGAVARQVLAQVCGMQFQAWVSAVGSLSLSSSNSSNDGFGLEFPFEFETDDCEMVRCPDPTMASKMVSAIDEARKAGDSLGGVITCCIRNVPVGLGEPVFDKLQARLGYAMLGINAVKGFEIGSGFEGTQLRGSQHNDAFYTDDSGQIRTRTNHSGGVQGGISNGEEIYFRVAFKPTSTILQDQESVDEAGKTVVLKGKGRHDPCVVPRAVPIVEAMAALVMVDFWLRGKGNRI; the protein is encoded by the coding sequence ATGAATTCATTCGGTAAAATTTTCAGGATCACTTCATTTGGTGAATCGCATGGGGCAGGGATCGGCGTCGTCATTGACGGTTGTCCCGCAGGATTGAAGCTGGATTTGGAGGCGATTCAGCACGAACTCGACCGGCGCAAGCCGGGACAGAGCCGCATTACCACCCAACGCAAGGAAAGCGACACATTTGAATTGCTCTCGGGAGTGGTCGATGGCGTGACAAGTGGAGCGCCCATGGCCTTCCTCGTGCGCAACGAAGACCAACGCAGCAAGGATTATGACCATATCGCGCAGCAATTCCGGCCCAGTCATGCGGATTACACCTATTTCGCGAAGTATGGCATCCGTGATGTGCGTGGCGGCGGGCGCAGCAGTGCACGTGAAACGATCGCGCGCGTGATCGGGGGTGCGGTGGCACGCCAAGTGCTTGCGCAGGTCTGTGGAATGCAATTTCAAGCTTGGGTCAGTGCTGTTGGAAGTTTGAGCTTGAGTTCGAGCAACAGTTCGAATGATGGTTTTGGATTGGAATTCCCCTTCGAATTTGAGACGGACGACTGCGAAATGGTGCGTTGTCCTGATCCGACGATGGCCTCCAAAATGGTATCGGCGATTGATGAGGCACGTAAAGCTGGCGATTCGCTGGGTGGCGTGATCACCTGTTGCATCCGAAATGTGCCGGTGGGCCTTGGGGAACCTGTTTTTGACAAGCTCCAGGCAAGATTAGGCTACGCCATGCTGGGGATCAACGCGGTCAAAGGCTTCGAAATCGGAAGTGGATTCGAAGGCACCCAACTCCGCGGCAGCCAACACAACGACGCATTTTATACCGACGATTCCGGCCAAATCAGAACGCGCACCAACCACAGCGGTGGCGTTCAGGGCGGCATCAGCAACGGGGAAGAAATCTATTTTCGGGTCGCATTCAAGCCCACAAGCACGATTTTGCAGGACCAGGAAAGCGTGGATGAAGCCGGGAAAACGGTCGTTTTAAAGGGAAAAGGTCGCCATGATCCCTGCGTGGTGCCGCGTGCAGTGCCGATCGTAGAGGCGATGGCGGCCCTGGTAATGGTGGATTTTTGGCTGCGGGGGAAGGGAAATAGAATCTAG
- a CDS encoding enoyl-CoA hydratase/isomerase family protein yields MEYQFILVERAKRPFVSLIRLNRPKELNAINLELMDELVHAFRELDNDPETRCIVITGNERAFAAGADIKQMAGKTAIDMHKTDMFSKWDAIKRTKKPVIAAVSGFALGGGCELTMICDMIVASETAQFGQPEIKIGVMPGAGGTQRLTRAIGKARAMEMVLTGSFISAREAHAAGLINKVVAPELYLDEALNLADQVAAMPPIAVQLAKEAVLKSFDTSIEDGLLFERKNFYLLFASEDQKEGMNAFVEKRAPNWKDA; encoded by the coding sequence ATGGAATATCAATTTATCCTCGTGGAGCGTGCAAAGCGCCCTTTTGTGAGTTTGATTCGTCTCAACCGCCCCAAGGAGCTGAACGCGATCAACTTGGAGCTCATGGATGAACTCGTGCACGCTTTCCGCGAACTCGACAACGACCCGGAGACGCGTTGCATCGTCATCACCGGCAACGAGCGTGCCTTCGCAGCTGGCGCCGACATCAAGCAAATGGCTGGAAAGACAGCCATCGACATGCACAAAACAGACATGTTCAGCAAGTGGGATGCCATCAAACGCACCAAAAAGCCCGTGATTGCAGCGGTAAGCGGCTTTGCATTGGGAGGAGGATGCGAGCTCACGATGATCTGCGATATGATCGTCGCAAGCGAAACCGCACAATTTGGACAACCGGAAATCAAAATCGGCGTCATGCCGGGTGCAGGCGGCACACAACGCCTCACACGCGCCATTGGCAAGGCAAGGGCCATGGAAATGGTGCTCACTGGCAGCTTCATTTCGGCCCGAGAAGCACATGCGGCAGGACTGATCAACAAAGTTGTAGCCCCCGAACTCTATCTGGACGAAGCCTTGAATCTCGCCGATCAGGTGGCTGCCATGCCCCCGATTGCCGTGCAACTTGCCAAGGAAGCCGTGCTCAAGTCATTTGACACAAGCATTGAAGATGGTCTGCTCTTTGAACGGAAAAACTTCTACTTGCTCTTTGCAAGTGAGGATCAGAAAGAAGGCATGAATGCATTCGTGGAGAAAAGAGCCCCGAATTGGAAGGATGCCTGA
- a CDS encoding class I SAM-dependent methyltransferase, producing MQGQWFESWFDSPWYPILYSHRDYAEAEGFISHLLQALAPPPESRFLDLACGRGRHSIFIHQHGYDVTGLDLSAASIADANLSATEGLRFAVHDMRQPLDGDYDFILNLFTSFGYFETLEEHVEVLINVKRSLVPDGTFVLDFFNIVKVLADLVPAQEIDREGIHFSIRRSFEDGMLIKTIDLVDDGKEYHFKECVKGFDLGLFESLFAAAELEITTIWGDYAGGKFEENTSPRLILFAKHANPSAVEPS from the coding sequence ATGCAGGGCCAATGGTTTGAATCATGGTTTGACTCGCCATGGTACCCGATTTTGTACAGCCACCGCGACTACGCGGAGGCCGAAGGCTTTATCAGCCATTTGCTGCAAGCCCTCGCTCCTCCCCCCGAATCCCGCTTTCTGGATTTGGCATGCGGACGCGGCCGGCATTCGATCTTCATCCATCAACATGGCTATGATGTAACCGGACTCGATTTGTCCGCAGCAAGCATCGCGGACGCCAATCTCTCCGCTACCGAAGGTCTGCGCTTTGCCGTGCACGACATGCGGCAGCCGCTCGATGGCGATTATGATTTCATTCTGAACCTCTTTACCAGCTTCGGCTATTTTGAAACGCTGGAAGAACATGTCGAGGTTCTGATAAATGTAAAGCGCAGCCTGGTGCCGGATGGAACTTTTGTTCTGGATTTCTTCAACATTGTCAAGGTATTGGCAGATTTGGTTCCCGCACAGGAAATTGACCGGGAAGGCATCCATTTTTCGATTCGCCGCTCCTTTGAAGATGGAATGCTGATCAAAACCATCGATCTCGTCGATGACGGAAAGGAATATCATTTCAAGGAATGTGTCAAAGGGTTCGACCTTGGCCTCTTCGAATCGCTTTTTGCTGCGGCAGAACTTGAAATCACGACCATTTGGGGGGACTATGCCGGCGGAAAATTCGAAGAAAACACATCTCCAAGGCTGATTCTTTTTGCGAAACATGCGAACCCCTCAGCCGTTGAACCGTCATGA
- a CDS encoding alpha/beta hydrolase, producing the protein MAKHFLTLSLLLLVHSVNAQQLYHQWFGSNDAEKTLVFLHGGPGYNSANFEFDMAPRLAKQGHQVLVYDQRGCGRSEAFTGEYTFDEAVNDLHGLLKERGVKKAYLLGHSFGGAVAVKFADAYPEMVTGIVLISAPMDFPACFRSIQANCLVAMDIREDTIGPKSILALAKSDSTTLEYSSTNFMYAMISGLYSPSESFKSGEKIKKKFNKSPLGKWAKKSSSAPVKGFFDKEHYTMANHFPLLEEVSKTVPTYAIFGEDDGLFDEAAITKFREVLENDVYTLSLASHAVFLDDPYGFLDALGEILSRQ; encoded by the coding sequence ATGGCAAAGCACTTTCTCACGTTGTCGCTCCTTTTGTTGGTGCATTCGGTGAATGCGCAGCAGCTTTATCACCAATGGTTTGGCTCCAACGATGCCGAGAAAACATTGGTTTTCTTGCATGGTGGGCCTGGGTATAATTCGGCAAATTTCGAATTTGACATGGCGCCGAGGTTGGCAAAGCAAGGCCATCAAGTCTTGGTGTATGATCAACGCGGGTGTGGCCGTTCGGAGGCATTTACTGGCGAATATACCTTCGATGAAGCTGTCAATGACCTTCACGGCTTGCTCAAGGAACGCGGCGTGAAAAAAGCCTATCTCCTTGGACATAGCTTTGGCGGGGCAGTCGCAGTCAAATTTGCAGATGCTTATCCGGAAATGGTGACGGGGATTGTACTCATTTCAGCACCGATGGATTTTCCCGCATGCTTCCGGTCCATACAAGCCAATTGCCTGGTAGCTATGGACATCCGCGAAGACACCATTGGACCGAAAAGCATTTTGGCCTTGGCAAAATCGGATTCGACTACCCTGGAATATTCCAGCACGAATTTCATGTATGCGATGATCAGTGGGCTCTACAGTCCATCAGAATCTTTCAAATCGGGAGAAAAGATCAAGAAAAAATTTAACAAAAGTCCGCTTGGAAAATGGGCTAAAAAGAGCAGTAGCGCGCCGGTGAAGGGCTTTTTTGACAAGGAACACTACACCATGGCCAACCATTTCCCCTTGTTGGAGGAAGTATCAAAAACGGTCCCGACCTATGCCATTTTCGGAGAAGATGATGGGTTGTTTGATGAAGCTGCGATCACCAAATTCCGAGAAGTCCTGGAAAACGATGTTTATACGCTTTCTCTCGCGTCGCATGCTGTCTTTTTGGATGATCCCTACGGGTTTTTGGATGCTTTGGGGGAGATTTTGAGTAGGCAATAA
- a CDS encoding bifunctional phosphoglucose/phosphomannose isomerase gives MEKLIQDFAAQMREGIEIGSKAAFTKPENAIHNVCVIGMGGSAFGGEVAKNFISADCPVPFEIVRDYRIPGYVSKNTLLIASSYSGNTEETLAALHAAIPRGPKIVCITSGGKVLDIAKENGYDHILLPGGYPPRTAAGFSIIQQLFILKGMGLIKDFSKALNEAVEIVGKFDGHDDAQLIAEQMVKKIPVIYSSPAFESISIRWRQQIEENSKQIAFHHVIPEMNHNELVGWKNPEALLEDTVVIMFRSKYDHPRNVIRMDICRDMFTEYADAVVEVKAEGKSHLAQLFFLLHLGDWVSYYLALLNNEDSMPVVSIDFLKNELAKR, from the coding sequence ATGGAAAAATTGATACAAGATTTTGCAGCACAGATGCGCGAGGGGATTGAAATCGGATCCAAGGCTGCATTTACGAAGCCCGAAAATGCGATTCACAATGTTTGCGTGATCGGCATGGGCGGATCGGCATTCGGAGGAGAAGTCGCCAAGAACTTCATTTCGGCAGATTGTCCCGTCCCTTTCGAAATCGTGCGCGACTACCGGATTCCGGGATATGTTTCCAAAAACACGCTTTTGATTGCAAGCAGCTATTCCGGCAATACAGAGGAAACGCTTGCCGCGCTGCATGCTGCCATTCCGCGCGGTCCCAAAATCGTTTGCATTACCTCGGGAGGCAAAGTGCTCGACATCGCCAAGGAAAACGGCTATGATCATATTCTCCTTCCAGGCGGCTATCCGCCTCGCACAGCCGCCGGATTCTCCATCATTCAGCAGCTGTTCATTCTGAAGGGTATGGGCCTGATCAAGGACTTCTCCAAAGCGCTGAACGAAGCGGTGGAGATCGTCGGCAAGTTTGATGGACACGATGATGCGCAGCTCATTGCCGAGCAGATGGTCAAGAAAATCCCGGTCATTTACAGTTCTCCGGCCTTCGAATCCATTTCCATCCGTTGGCGGCAGCAAATCGAAGAAAATTCAAAGCAAATCGCCTTTCACCACGTAATCCCTGAGATGAACCACAACGAACTCGTCGGATGGAAAAATCCTGAGGCATTGTTGGAAGATACGGTGGTGATCATGTTTCGCTCCAAGTACGACCATCCGCGCAACGTCATCCGCATGGACATCTGCCGCGATATGTTCACGGAATATGCAGACGCAGTAGTCGAGGTGAAGGCGGAAGGCAAGTCACATTTGGCGCAGCTGTTTTTCCTGTTGCACCTGGGCGACTGGGTGAGCTATTACTTGGCCCTGCTCAACAATGAGGATTCTATGCCGGTGGTGTCGATCGATTTCCTCAAAAACGAACTCGCCAAGCGCTAA
- a CDS encoding response regulator produces MLIDEDEIDNIINQKIIESNNFSERVMVFQTGTDALDFLRVNAKVAENLPDLIFLDINMPIMDGFQFLEEFEKLESPILDKSKIIMLSSSISPRDIDRAASNRFVKKYLNKPLNSRYLQAITI; encoded by the coding sequence ATGCTGATCGATGAGGATGAGATTGATAACATCATCAATCAGAAGATCATTGAGTCAAATAACTTCTCCGAAAGGGTGATGGTTTTTCAGACTGGGACTGATGCACTCGACTTTTTGCGTGTGAACGCCAAAGTCGCAGAAAATTTGCCCGATCTCATCTTTCTGGACATCAATATGCCGATCATGGACGGGTTTCAGTTCTTGGAGGAATTTGAGAAGCTGGAATCGCCGATCCTTGACAAGAGTAAGATCATCATGCTTTCGTCCTCGATCAGTCCAAGAGACATTGACAGGGCAGCAAGCAACCGCTTCGTCAAGAAATACCTCAACAAACCACTCAACTCACGGTATCTTCAGGCCATCACCATTTGA
- a CDS encoding peroxiredoxin codes for MGVLVGKPAPDFSATAVVNGGDFEDNFTLSQFQGKYVVLFFYPLDFTFVCPTEILAFQEKLAEFEKRNTQLIGCSVDSHFSHWAWLNTPKNNGGIQGVTYPLVSDLSKTIASNYDVLAGEYAYSEDENGNMSLEFEGVPQAYRGLFLIDKAGIVRHQVVNDFPLGRNIEEALRMVDALTHNEEKGEVCPANWSEGKDAMTATSEGVASYLSAH; via the coding sequence ATGGGAGTATTAGTTGGTAAACCCGCACCTGATTTCAGTGCAACCGCAGTCGTAAACGGCGGAGACTTCGAAGATAACTTCACATTGTCCCAATTCCAGGGCAAGTATGTGGTGTTGTTTTTCTATCCATTGGATTTCACTTTTGTCTGCCCCACGGAGATTTTGGCCTTCCAAGAGAAATTGGCCGAATTTGAGAAGCGCAACACGCAACTTATTGGTTGTTCGGTGGATTCGCATTTCTCGCACTGGGCTTGGTTGAATACACCCAAGAACAATGGCGGCATCCAAGGTGTCACCTACCCTTTGGTATCTGACCTGAGCAAGACAATTGCTAGCAACTACGACGTCCTTGCTGGCGAGTATGCCTACAGCGAAGACGAAAACGGCAACATGTCGCTCGAATTCGAAGGCGTACCGCAAGCCTACCGCGGTCTGTTCCTGATCGACAAGGCTGGTATCGTCCGTCACCAAGTGGTCAATGACTTTCCATTGGGCCGCAACATCGAGGAGGCACTCCGCATGGTGGATGCCTTGACACACAACGAAGAAAAAGGCGAGGTTTGCCCTGCAAACTGGTCCGAGGGCAAGGATGCGATGACTGCCACATCAGAAGGCGTCGCAAGCTACCTGAGCGCCCACTGA
- a CDS encoding MCE family protein, with product MKKEVKIGLAILAGVLLLYLSLTWVKSMHLFAVSRSTYQIRFQDVSGLKGGDQVTVFGYPSGNVAAIAIDGEGAIVTINLSEDIAVQTDATALLRVKEIMGGKTIELTPGKSGKKLPHDQPIPGSTSLDFSSAFAKTGEFLDKFDANDVDSLMQDITRLVHTFSDMSAELDTLDTHGMVKDLRESASSLNHILADVERRKLVASIDQSLGKVNQLAEKAETSLNSITKLTDQISEKTLPKADSMMAKVNDMLGDSEGMIDDVKKILKQFQDRSTLAGQLLYDPAFANQVDGTLKNLDKTLDHIRTKKIYVTMTLSKGQKVFTEDPIEVNGEKVKSEK from the coding sequence ATGAAAAAGGAAGTGAAAATCGGTTTGGCGATCCTTGCCGGGGTGTTGTTGCTTTACCTTTCCTTGACTTGGGTGAAGAGCATGCACCTGTTTGCCGTGAGTCGTTCGACGTATCAGATTCGTTTTCAGGATGTTTCCGGACTCAAGGGCGGCGATCAGGTGACGGTTTTCGGGTATCCCTCGGGGAATGTGGCCGCGATTGCGATTGACGGGGAAGGAGCTATTGTGACGATCAATTTGAGTGAAGATATCGCCGTGCAGACCGATGCCACGGCTTTGTTGCGCGTCAAGGAGATCATGGGCGGAAAAACCATCGAATTGACCCCCGGCAAATCTGGCAAGAAGCTGCCACACGATCAGCCCATTCCCGGTAGCACCTCACTGGATTTTTCATCAGCATTCGCCAAAACCGGGGAGTTTCTGGACAAATTCGACGCCAATGACGTCGATTCCCTGATGCAGGACATCACAAGGCTCGTGCATACCTTCTCCGATATGAGCGCGGAGTTGGACACGCTCGACACCCATGGCATGGTCAAGGATTTGCGGGAATCCGCGAGCAGCTTGAACCACATTTTGGCAGATGTTGAGCGCCGCAAATTGGTCGCGAGCATCGATCAAAGCCTCGGCAAGGTCAATCAGTTGGCTGAAAAGGCGGAAACTTCGTTGAATTCGATCACCAAGCTCACAGACCAAATCTCTGAGAAGACCCTTCCCAAAGCCGACAGCATGATGGCCAAAGTCAACGACATGCTCGGTGACAGCGAAGGCATGATCGACGACGTCAAGAAGATTCTGAAGCAGTTTCAGGATCGCAGCACCTTGGCGGGGCAATTGCTCTACGACCCTGCATTTGCCAATCAGGTGGATGGCACCCTCAAAAATTTGGACAAGACCCTCGATCACATTCGCACCAAGAAGATCTACGTGACGATGACGCTGTCCAAAGGGCAAAAGGTCTTCACGGAGGACCCAATCGAGGTCAACGGGGAGAAAGTTAAAAGTGAAAAGTGA
- a CDS encoding winged helix-turn-helix transcriptional regulator: MPKENETGEPTQLERLEVSLIELRDVFRRHQRYIKDNFKVSELEMEILQYVAINGRRKMKEIGDAFNIKLSTLTSIIDKIERQKFVKRVNSKTDRRAVYLDLTPKGKKLYDKYSHYVRVIARLMKRTIKDEHFGMFVDTLEKITQMTTQLRQTESKDAGPMV, encoded by the coding sequence ATGCCAAAGGAAAATGAAACCGGAGAACCCACCCAGCTTGAACGCTTGGAGGTAAGTCTCATCGAGTTGCGGGATGTCTTCAGAAGGCATCAACGCTATATCAAAGACAATTTCAAAGTCTCCGAATTGGAAATGGAGATTTTGCAGTACGTGGCGATCAATGGCCGTCGCAAAATGAAGGAGATTGGCGATGCCTTCAACATCAAGCTGAGCACCTTGACCTCCATCATCGATAAAATCGAACGTCAGAAGTTTGTCAAGCGGGTCAATAGCAAGACCGACCGCCGCGCGGTCTACCTTGACTTGACGCCCAAGGGCAAGAAGCTCTATGACAAATACAGCCATTATGTGCGTGTGATTGCCCGCCTGATGAAGCGCACGATCAAGGACGAGCACTTCGGCATGTTTGTCGATACCCTGGAAAAAATTACTCAAATGACCACGCAGTTGCGCCAAACCGAATCCAAGGATGCAGGGCCAATGGTTTGA